Genomic segment of Streptomyces sp. NA02950:
GGCCGTGTCTCAGTCCCAGTGTGGCCGGTCGCCCTCTCAGGCCGGCTACCCGTCGTCGCCTTGGTAGGCCATCACCCCACCAACAAGCTGATAGGCCGCGGGCTCATCCTGCACCGCCGGAGCTTTCCACCACCAGACCATGCGGTCGGTGATCATATCCGGTATTAGACCCCGTTTCCAGGGCTTGTCCCAGAGTGCAGGGCAGATTGCCCACGTGTTACTCACCCGTTCGCCACTAATCCCCGGCCGAAACCGGTTCATCGTTCGACTTGCATGTGTTAAGCACGCCGCCAGCGTTCGTCCTGAGCCAGGATCAAACTCTCCGTGAATGCTTCCGGGATATCCCGGTCAACACTGCACGAGAGCGGAACCATCGGAGGAATAGTCCGACGGTTCACAGCGTCCTCGCTGTGTGTGTTTCTTCAAAGGAACCTCGACCACATCGACGATGCGGACGGGGTATCAACATATCTGGCGTTGACTTTTGGCACGCTGTTGAGTTCTCAAGGAACGGACGCTTCCTTCGAAACCGTTTCACCGGCTTCTCCGGGCTTCCCTTCGGTGTTTCACACGCTATCAGACCATTTCCGTGTCTCGAGCCGGTGCCTTTCGCACGGCATGCGAAAGCGGATCCGAGATTTGGATCTAGTAACTGAAGGTGCTGTCCTCGACCTGGACGTGCCCGCAGCTGACTGCGATGCTTCGTCCGGTGGGCAGGCATACGACAGTACAGGGCCCCACACAGCCGTGGCAAATCGATTCGACGCCTCCGGACGCTCTCGGCCTGCGCCGCGCGTACGGAATCCAAAGTTCCTATGACTTACGCTTCTGGGCAGTGCGCTGTCCGGGACAGGCGGTGACGGCGCGTGATGAATCTTCACCCCCCGGGAGGCTTCCCATGACCACCGTGACGTCCCCGCTCGCCGGGCGTGCGATCGGTCTCGCTGCGGTTCCGGACCCGGTGTTCTCCGGCGCCATGGTCGGTCCTGGCACAGCGATCGACCCGGCCCTGGAACCGTGCCTGGCCGTGGCTCCGGTCTGCGGCATCGTCGTCTCCCTGCACCCGCACGCGTTTGTTGTGGTGGATGTGGAGGGGCACGGGGTGCTCACGCACCTGGGGATCGACACGGTGCAGCTGAACGGTGAGGGGTTCGAGGTGCTCATCAACAAGGGGGACACCGTCCGGCGCGGTGACGCGATCGTGCGCTGGGACCCGAACGTCGCCGTGGCCGCGGGGAAGTCGCCGATCTGCCCTGTTGTGGCGCTGGAGGCCACCGCGGACGCCTTGGCCGACGTCAGCGACGGCGACGCCGAGGTGAAGACGGGCGACGCGCTCTTCAACTGGACCTGAGCCGGACGTGAGCCCGGCGCCGGCGGGGCCGGTCCGGGCGCGATCGCGGTGAGGTAAGACACCATGGCGGGGTTCCGCCGTATCGACCGGGGACGGGTGACATGGAGACAACGCTGCGAGGCGTCGGTGTGAGCCACGGGGTGGCGATCGGCCAGGTGCGGCACATGGGCACGGCGGTGCTGGAGCCGCCCGCCAAGCAGATTCCGGCCGACGACGCGCCCCGTGAACAGGGGCGTGCCCGTCAGGCCGTCGAGGCCGTGTCCGCCGATCTGATCGCGCGCGGCAATCTCGCGGGCGGCGAGGCGCAGGCCGTGCTCGAGGCGCAGGCCATGATGGCGCAGGACCCCGAGCTGATGGCCGACGTCGAGCGGCGCATCGCGGTGGGCAGCACGGCCGAGCGCGCGGTCTACGACGCGTTCGCGGCGTACCGGGCGCTGCTGGCCGGGGCCGGGGAGTATCTGGCGGGGCGGGTGGCCGATCTCGACGATGTGCGGAACCGGATCGTGGCGCGGCTGTTGGGTGTGCCGATGCCTGGGGTGCCGGACAGCGATGAGCCGTATGTGCTGATCGCGCGGGATCTGGCCCCCGCGGACACCGCGCTGCTCGACCCGACGCTGGTGCTGGGTTTTGTCACCGAGGAGGGCGGCCCGACCAGCCACAGCGCGATCCTCGCGCGTGCCCTGGGCGTTCCGGCCGTCGTGGCGCTGCCGGGTGCCGGGGAGCTGATCGAGGGAACCGTGATCGCCGTGGACGGCAGCACGGGTGAGATCTTCGTGGCGCCGAACGAGGAGAAGCGGGCCTCGCTGACCCGGGCCGCCGAGGAGCGCCGGGCCGCGCTGGCCGCGTCCTCCGGTCCGGGTGCGACGTCGGACGGGCACAAGGTGCCGCTGCTGGCGA
This window contains:
- a CDS encoding PTS glucose transporter subunit IIA yields the protein MTTVTSPLAGRAIGLAAVPDPVFSGAMVGPGTAIDPALEPCLAVAPVCGIVVSLHPHAFVVVDVEGHGVLTHLGIDTVQLNGEGFEVLINKGDTVRRGDAIVRWDPNVAVAAGKSPICPVVALEATADALADVSDGDAEVKTGDALFNWT